A stretch of the Poseidonibacter parvus genome encodes the following:
- a CDS encoding GNAT family N-acetyltransferase — MEIKIATENEIKYCYKMMHQIREDLSEKALQKMISDQIKNGYQLAYVLHEQQVICVAGFTIGQKLSIGKHLYIDDFVTDKSLTSTDAGKALLNFIKIYAKQQDCKSIHLDSSVDRYDAHKFYLSQDLHIVSHHFSIDL, encoded by the coding sequence TTGGAAATTAAAATTGCAACTGAGAATGAAATAAAATATTGTTATAAAATGATGCATCAAATAAGAGAAGACTTATCAGAAAAAGCATTACAAAAAATGATTTCCGATCAAATCAAAAATGGATATCAATTAGCTTATGTATTACATGAACAACAAGTTATTTGTGTTGCAGGATTTACAATTGGACAAAAACTATCAATTGGAAAACATCTTTATATTGATGATTTTGTAACAGATAAAAGCCTTACGTCAACAGATGCTGGTAAAGCGTTGTTAAATTTTATAAAAATATATGCAAAACAACAAGATTGTAAATCAATTCATTTAGATTCTTCAGTTGATAGATATGATGCTCATAAATTTTATTTAAGTCAAGACCTACATATTGTATCACATCACTTTAGCATTGATTTATAA
- a CDS encoding phospholipase D-like domain-containing protein: protein MSLFKITLISICLCFNLYAKDNKAIAFTSLNEIYFLPIETKETKNNISKLIKTAERNIHIAMYNFSYKKFAKELVSSSKKGVKVKIVLDKSKIDKNDKIYKYLKNNGIIVKIANKKLHTKIAIFDEKVAVLGSINWTKESFKNNYEVVMFTKDKKIINKMLTFLNKF, encoded by the coding sequence ATGTCTTTATTTAAAATAACACTTATTTCAATATGTTTATGTTTTAACTTATATGCAAAAGATAATAAAGCAATAGCGTTTACAAGTTTAAATGAAATATATTTTCTACCTATAGAAACAAAAGAAACAAAAAATAACATATCAAAATTGATTAAAACTGCAGAAAGAAATATACATATTGCAATGTATAATTTTTCATATAAGAAATTTGCTAAAGAACTTGTATCTTCTTCAAAAAAAGGGGTAAAGGTTAAAATAGTACTTGATAAGTCTAAAATAGATAAAAATGATAAAATTTATAAATATCTAAAGAATAATGGAATCATTGTAAAAATAGCAAATAAAAAACTACATACTAAAATAGCAATATTTGATGAAAAAGTAGCAGTTCTTGGAAGTATAAATTGGACAAAAGAATCTTTTAAAAATAATTATGAGGTAGTAATGTTTACTAAAGATAAAAAAATAATAAATAAAATGTTAACTTTTCTAAATAAATTTTAG
- a CDS encoding M48 family metallopeptidase yields the protein MLEIFVIGYCLYFSFNIYTSFMQVAFVKKAKNLEPIILDASKYTVAANYSIEKEKISILSTFYDFLIFMMWISFGLSALDSLVTTQSFWLKAVIFVNAFIIINWILTLPFELYSTFKLDKKYGFSNMTVDLYIKDTLKSALLFLVLGSLVIAGIAFIVETFPAWWIWGFAFIFAIIILINMLYPVIRDKMFDKFEKLKDKELEGKIEKLLDEVGFKSSGVFSVDASKRDNRLNAYFGGLGSTKRVVLFDTLVEKLSHNELLAVLGHELGHFKNGDILKNIGIMGLVMFVFFAIFGNLPEELFLGLHLNQEASSIIVVFLIFSPILSFFLMPLISLISRHNEYAADEFGSNLSSKNDLVNALLKLANENKSFPLSHPLYIFFYYSHPPLTERFKELGYDVKNNSNTALKEEFDYDE from the coding sequence GTGTTAGAGATATTTGTTATTGGATATTGCCTATATTTTTCATTTAATATTTATACTTCATTTATGCAAGTAGCTTTTGTAAAAAAAGCAAAAAACTTAGAACCTATTATTTTAGATGCCTCAAAATATACTGTTGCAGCTAATTATTCTATTGAAAAAGAAAAAATTTCAATTTTATCAACTTTTTATGATTTTCTTATATTCATGATGTGGATTAGTTTTGGATTATCTGCTTTAGATTCTCTTGTAACTACTCAATCTTTTTGGTTAAAAGCAGTAATATTTGTAAATGCTTTTATTATTATCAATTGGATTTTAACATTACCTTTTGAATTATATTCAACTTTCAAACTAGATAAAAAATATGGTTTTTCAAATATGACTGTTGATTTATATATAAAAGATACCCTAAAGTCTGCTCTACTATTTTTAGTATTAGGTTCTCTAGTGATTGCAGGTATTGCTTTTATTGTTGAAACTTTTCCTGCATGGTGGATATGGGGATTTGCTTTTATTTTTGCAATTATTATCTTAATTAACATGTTATATCCTGTTATTAGAGATAAAATGTTTGATAAATTTGAAAAATTAAAAGACAAAGAATTAGAAGGTAAAATCGAAAAGCTTTTAGATGAAGTTGGATTTAAAAGTTCAGGTGTTTTTTCAGTAGATGCAAGTAAGAGAGATAATAGATTAAATGCATACTTTGGTGGTCTTGGAAGTACAAAAAGAGTTGTATTATTCGATACTTTAGTTGAAAAATTATCACATAATGAATTATTGGCTGTATTAGGACATGAATTAGGTCACTTTAAAAATGGAGATATTCTTAAGAATATTGGTATTATGGGACTTGTAATGTTTGTGTTTTTTGCAATTTTTGGTAATTTACCTGAAGAGCTATTTTTAGGCTTACATTTAAATCAAGAAGCATCATCAATTATTGTTGTATTTTTAATATTTTCACCAATATTATCATTTTTCTTAATGCCTTTAATTTCATTGATTTCAAGACATAATGAATATGCAGCAGATGAATTTGGATCTAATCTTTCTTCAAAAAATGATTTAGTTAATGCTTTATTAAAATTAGCAAATGAAAACAAGTCTTTTCCTTTATCTCATCCTTTATATATATTCTTTTATTATTCACATCCACCATTAACAGAACGGTTTAAAGAATTAGGATATGATGTAAAAAATAATTCAAACACAGCACTTAAAGAGGAGTTCGATTATGATGAATAG
- a CDS encoding SO_0444 family Cu/Zn efflux transporter: MNFAIDFANNFLILLDAMAIYILIGLLIAGILKQLVPDDFVIKHLGKGSTSSVLKATLFGIPLPVCSCSVIPLAQGLRKEGASKGAVQSFLISTPITGVDSILATFSFFGFVFTVFRVVSSVIIAIIVGLVQNFVEKEDDIKNFKEDSSCGCSNSSCSSTQEKKKFSLKNAFSYAYKTLFIDMVKPLFIGLLLGAIFTTFTPKEYTSLLFENQILTYIVIMIFAMPLYVCATASLPIAAAFILQGMSGGAAFIFLTAGPATSAITMSVVYKTLGRTSLIVYVSTIAILSFIFAFIYDFFFANINIINFSNNIEESTLISQIASLIMLALMSYYLIKPWVSRKTIKEEKIKKTSFVLKDDNEKKDLNKMIFKKENKFKV; the protein is encoded by the coding sequence ATGAATTTTGCTATAGATTTCGCAAATAATTTTTTAATATTATTAGATGCAATGGCAATTTATATTTTAATAGGATTACTAATTGCAGGAATATTAAAACAATTAGTTCCTGATGATTTTGTAATAAAACACTTAGGAAAAGGTTCTACCTCTTCAGTTTTAAAAGCTACACTTTTTGGAATACCACTTCCTGTTTGTTCATGTTCAGTTATTCCTCTTGCACAAGGTTTAAGAAAAGAGGGTGCTAGTAAAGGTGCTGTTCAAAGCTTTCTTATTTCAACTCCTATTACTGGTGTTGATTCTATTCTTGCTACTTTTTCTTTTTTTGGTTTTGTTTTTACTGTTTTTAGAGTTGTTTCTTCTGTAATTATTGCAATTATTGTAGGCTTAGTTCAAAATTTTGTTGAAAAAGAAGATGACATTAAAAACTTTAAAGAAGATAGTTCTTGTGGATGTAGTAATAGTTCATGCTCAAGTACACAAGAAAAGAAAAAGTTTTCTTTGAAAAATGCTTTTTCTTATGCATACAAAACACTTTTTATAGATATGGTAAAACCACTATTTATAGGTTTACTTTTAGGTGCTATTTTTACTACATTTACACCAAAAGAATATACTTCTTTACTTTTTGAAAATCAAATTTTAACATACATTGTTATTATGATATTTGCAATGCCCTTATATGTTTGTGCAACTGCTTCTTTGCCAATTGCAGCAGCTTTTATACTTCAAGGTATGAGTGGTGGAGCCGCGTTTATATTTTTAACAGCAGGACCAGCTACAAGTGCAATTACTATGAGTGTTGTATATAAAACTTTAGGACGAACATCTTTAATAGTTTATGTATCAACTATTGCTATATTATCGTTTATATTCGCTTTTATATATGATTTTTTCTTTGCAAATATTAATATAATTAATTTTTCAAATAATATTGAAGAGTCAACACTTATTTCTCAAATAGCATCTTTAATTATGTTAGCTTTAATGTCGTATTATTTAATCAAACCTTGGGTAAGCAGAAAAACTATAAAAGAAGAGAAAATTAAAAAAACATCTTTTGTTTTAAAAGATGATAATGAAAAAAAAGATTTAAATAAAATGATATTTAAAAAAGAAAATAAATTTAAGGTTTAA
- a CDS encoding molybdopterin molybdotransferase MoeA — translation MREFINYDKSIEILNKIKLNKATTEKKFIIDAIGKVIANDVIADHNSPELPTSGMDGYAIKFDDINNESIKIIDKNPAGSVVESEVINGVCIKTFTGSLMPQGSDTLVPIENVEVFEDTIKITKKVPFGFATRAIGENYAKDEVLIKKGTVIGFAEVGVLASLNIAQINVIVNPTVAIASTGSEILDLGEVQTNEAQIRSSNHLTIEALCKTNGANTLQMGIVEDDIESITNLLETALQKADIVVTTGGVSVGDYDFVQDVIKDKLQAEVLFHGVTIKPGMHILVAIKDGKTIIALPGFAYSSTVCAILYVLPLIYRFRQSNEALPIVKARINEDFPRKMPKTVFTACNVEYTNNEYKINFDGKKKGTSAILTNMLESPALLIQKEDSEDIKKDDLVDILLLNQLK, via the coding sequence ATGAGAGAATTTATTAACTATGATAAATCTATTGAAATATTAAATAAGATAAAACTAAATAAAGCTACAACAGAAAAAAAATTTATAATTGATGCGATTGGAAAAGTAATCGCAAATGATGTGATTGCAGATCATAATAGTCCAGAACTTCCAACTTCAGGAATGGATGGCTATGCTATTAAATTTGATGATATTAATAATGAGAGTATAAAAATTATTGATAAAAATCCTGCTGGTAGCGTAGTTGAATCTGAAGTTATAAATGGTGTTTGTATTAAAACTTTCACAGGCTCACTAATGCCGCAAGGAAGTGATACTTTAGTTCCTATTGAAAATGTCGAAGTATTTGAAGATACAATAAAAATTACAAAAAAAGTGCCTTTTGGTTTTGCTACAAGAGCAATTGGTGAAAACTATGCAAAAGATGAAGTACTAATAAAAAAAGGTACCGTTATTGGTTTTGCTGAAGTTGGAGTATTAGCTTCTTTGAATATCGCACAGATTAACGTAATTGTAAATCCTACAGTTGCAATTGCAAGTACAGGAAGTGAAATACTTGATTTAGGCGAAGTTCAAACAAATGAAGCTCAAATTAGAAGTTCAAACCATTTAACAATTGAAGCCCTTTGTAAAACAAATGGTGCAAATACACTTCAAATGGGTATTGTCGAAGATGATATAGAATCAATTACAAACTTACTTGAAACTGCTCTACAAAAAGCTGATATAGTTGTAACTACTGGTGGTGTTTCTGTTGGCGATTATGATTTTGTTCAAGATGTTATAAAAGACAAATTGCAAGCTGAAGTATTATTTCATGGTGTTACTATTAAACCAGGAATGCATATACTTGTAGCAATAAAAGATGGAAAAACAATTATTGCACTTCCTGGTTTTGCATACTCATCAACTGTATGTGCTATTTTATATGTATTACCACTTATATATAGATTTAGACAATCAAATGAAGCTTTACCAATTGTAAAAGCTAGAATAAATGAAGATTTTCCTAGAAAAATGCCAAAAACAGTATTTACTGCTTGTAATGTTGAATATACAAATAACGAATATAAAATCAATTTTGATGGAAAGAAAAAAGGAACAAGTGCTATTTTGACAAATATGCTTGAAAGTCCTGCTTTATTAATTCAAAAAGAAGATAGTGAAGATATTAAAAAAGATGATTTAGTTGATATTCTTCTGTTAAATCAGTTAAAGTAA
- a CDS encoding neutral zinc metallopeptidase — protein MKWEDNRRSSNMEDRRNESGGMNFGSNQKGSMMMLVPIVKMLIGTKIGRIVLVVGVIAYFMGYNPLSLLSLGETSNTTTKQVVNTVKDDKSAQFVSAVLAQTEDIWAEVFKKYGSEYSEPKLVLFRNSVKSACGFASSATGPFYCPADKKVYLDLSFFDELAKRHDAPGDFAQAYVIAHEVGHHIQNIVGTIPKVHKAKQNASKKQANALQVKVELQADCYAGIWAHYSKKNFNSLEDGDIDEALRAASAIGDDTLQKQAQGYVVPDAFTHGSSADRMKWFNRGYTIATLDACNTFK, from the coding sequence ATGAAATGGGAAGATAACAGACGAAGTTCTAATATGGAAGATAGAAGAAATGAGTCAGGAGGAATGAACTTTGGTTCAAATCAAAAAGGCTCAATGATGATGCTAGTTCCAATTGTTAAAATGTTAATTGGAACAAAAATAGGAAGAATTGTATTAGTTGTTGGAGTTATTGCATATTTTATGGGGTACAACCCTTTATCTCTTTTAAGCTTAGGAGAAACATCAAATACTACAACAAAACAAGTTGTTAATACGGTAAAAGATGATAAGAGTGCGCAATTTGTAAGTGCAGTTCTTGCTCAAACTGAAGATATTTGGGCAGAAGTTTTTAAAAAATATGGTTCAGAATATAGTGAACCTAAATTAGTATTATTTAGAAACTCTGTTAAGAGTGCTTGTGGTTTTGCTTCTTCTGCAACTGGACCATTTTATTGTCCTGCTGATAAAAAAGTTTATTTAGATTTATCATTTTTTGATGAATTAGCAAAAAGACATGATGCTCCTGGAGATTTTGCACAAGCTTATGTTATTGCTCATGAAGTTGGACATCATATTCAGAATATTGTAGGAACAATTCCAAAAGTACATAAAGCAAAACAAAATGCAAGTAAAAAACAAGCTAATGCCTTACAAGTTAAAGTAGAGCTTCAAGCTGATTGTTATGCTGGAATTTGGGCACATTATAGTAAAAAGAATTTTAATTCTTTAGAAGATGGTGATATTGATGAAGCCTTAAGAGCAGCAAGTGCAATCGGTGATGATACATTACAAAAACAAGCACAAGGATATGTAGTTCCTGATGCTTTTACTCATGGTTCATCTGCTGATAGAATGAAGTGGTTTAATCGTGGATATACAATTGCTACATTAGATGCTTGTAATACATTTAAATAA
- a CDS encoding homocysteine S-methyltransferase family protein, translating into MNKDFFKETRILDGGLGQELLLRGMNPKGTLWSANALLQEKYHQLLLDIHLDFIKAGAEVIITATFTTRKLRLKDNNIEDKFAYLNIKAGEIAKKAKDLNPHVLIAGGLPPQYLTYETDTRSEKEIKENFYEQAKLLNPYVDFFYFDVLSSVREIKLAIEAIEEFNKPYLIGAHISEGNKMPSGDNISDIITNIEHKNILGVILSCVSPETYENNLDELKSLGVPFGFKLNAFVTTKPKLGYTNNYNNSKTKNPSEFLGQRMDLTPSKIGLLVQKFKDSGATILGGCCETGPKHIEEMAKLK; encoded by the coding sequence ATGAATAAAGACTTTTTCAAAGAAACTAGAATATTAGATGGTGGATTAGGACAAGAATTATTATTAAGAGGTATGAATCCAAAAGGTACGCTTTGGAGTGCTAATGCTTTACTGCAAGAAAAATATCACCAACTTTTACTAGATATACATTTAGATTTTATAAAAGCTGGTGCTGAAGTTATAATTACTGCAACATTTACAACAAGAAAACTACGTTTAAAAGATAATAATATTGAAGATAAGTTTGCGTATTTAAATATAAAAGCAGGTGAAATAGCAAAAAAAGCAAAAGATTTAAATCCACATGTTTTAATTGCAGGTGGATTGCCTCCTCAATATTTAACTTATGAAACAGATACAAGATCAGAAAAAGAGATTAAAGAAAACTTTTATGAGCAAGCTAAATTATTAAATCCTTATGTGGATTTCTTTTATTTTGATGTTTTAAGTAGTGTACGAGAAATAAAATTAGCAATTGAAGCAATAGAAGAGTTTAATAAACCATATTTAATTGGTGCTCATATCTCTGAAGGCAATAAAATGCCAAGTGGAGACAATATTAGTGATATTATTACTAATATTGAGCATAAAAATATTCTTGGAGTTATACTTTCTTGTGTATCTCCTGAAACTTATGAAAATAATTTGGATGAGCTTAAAAGCTTAGGTGTACCTTTTGGTTTTAAACTTAATGCATTTGTAACAACAAAACCTAAATTAGGTTACACAAATAACTATAATAATAGTAAAACAAAAAATCCAAGTGAATTTTTAGGACAAAGAATGGATTTAACTCCAAGTAAGATAGGATTACTAGTGCA
- a CDS encoding DUF523 domain-containing protein, with protein MKVLVSSCLLGEDVRYDGNNSSITMGSSFTFSQKEIFMDILCDNEIYSFCPEVSGGLGVPRVKSEIVSANKPFKVETIEEKDVTIPFLIGAKNALDICKEEDIKVALLKSKSPSCGNIEIYDGTFSNNLIEGQGLTARLLEENGIKVFNETQLESLNQFIQSN; from the coding sequence ATGAAGGTATTAGTATCATCTTGTTTATTAGGTGAAGATGTAAGATATGATGGGAATAACTCCTCAATTACAATGGGTTCTTCATTTACTTTTTCCCAAAAAGAAATATTTATGGATATTCTTTGTGATAATGAAATATACTCTTTTTGCCCAGAGGTTTCTGGTGGTTTAGGAGTTCCTAGAGTAAAATCAGAGATAGTAAGCGCAAATAAACCTTTTAAAGTTGAAACAATTGAAGAAAAAGATGTAACAATACCTTTTTTAATTGGAGCAAAAAATGCTCTAGATATTTGTAAGGAAGAAGATATAAAAGTAGCACTTTTAAAATCTAAATCTCCATCATGTGGAAATATAGAAATTTATGATGGAACTTTTTCAAATAATTTAATAGAAGGTCAAGGTTTAACAGCTAGACTTTTAGAAGAAAATGGAATAAAAGTTTTTAATGAAACACAACTTGAATCTTTAAATCAATTTATTCAATCTAACTAA
- a CDS encoding tRNA 2-thiocytidine biosynthesis TtcA family protein → MLELSKKISSLVGRTNAEYELIKEGDKVLVGFSGGKDSLTLLHTLNRMKKVAQYDFDFKAVTVTYGMGEQVQFLADHCKEHGIEHEIIDTQIFELAGEKIRKNSSFCSFFSRMRRGYLYTAALEQGFNKVALGHHLDDAMESFFMNFFYNGTMRSMPPIYKAENGLEVIRPLIFCRERQLRAFADKNEINVIGDEACPGMRFDVKMPHARATTKELLAKLEADNPQIFVSMKAAFKNFQPSTFFNKEELNRIIEDEEV, encoded by the coding sequence TTGCTTGAATTAAGTAAAAAAATATCTTCATTAGTTGGTAGAACTAATGCCGAATACGAATTAATAAAAGAGGGTGATAAGGTTTTAGTTGGCTTTTCAGGTGGAAAAGACTCTTTAACTTTACTTCATACTCTAAATAGAATGAAAAAAGTCGCACAATATGATTTTGATTTTAAAGCAGTTACTGTTACTTATGGAATGGGTGAACAAGTACAGTTTTTAGCAGACCATTGTAAAGAACATGGAATTGAGCATGAAATAATCGATACTCAAATCTTTGAATTAGCTGGTGAAAAAATTAGAAAAAATTCATCGTTTTGTTCATTTTTCTCTAGAATGAGAAGAGGGTACTTATATACAGCTGCTTTAGAACAAGGTTTTAATAAAGTAGCTTTAGGTCATCATTTAGATGATGCAATGGAATCATTTTTTATGAACTTCTTTTATAATGGAACAATGAGATCAATGCCTCCAATTTATAAAGCTGAAAACGGTTTAGAAGTAATTAGACCTCTAATTTTTTGTAGAGAGAGACAACTTCGAGCTTTTGCTGATAAAAATGAAATCAATGTAATTGGTGATGAAGCATGTCCAGGTATGAGATTTGATGTTAAAATGCCTCATGCAAGAGCTACTACAAAAGAATTATTAGCAAAATTAGAAGCTGATAATCCTCAAATTTTTGTATCTATGAAAGCAGCATTTAAAAACTTCCAACCTTCAACATTCTTCAATAAAGAAGAATTAAATAGAATTATTGAAGATGAAGAAGTTTAA
- the rmuC gene encoding DNA recombination protein RmuC, producing MNSGIIEVNYLTLIVSIIGILSGLLIILQFSRQKYENKLSALQDEALLKLKALNEKIELNHSSYEGQINTLNTANRKLEEEKKLIKESLEDKLKMLERHTDQTLDNITANYELKLSSQEKMSKSKEENLNERIDLLEESKVQMKMEFENLANKLFEDNQKKSNVNLTQVLTSFKDQLESFGKRANDIYNEETKQRTSLITEIKTLKDLNNKISSDAVNLTKALKGENKTQGDWGEMILSSILDQTGLREGKEYDTQGSYTDKDGKVLRPDVIVHLPSNKDIIIDSKVSLNSYLAYTQKEDKTKKELALKELLKSITNHIKSLSTKKYEDIEGVKTLDFVLMFVPIEGAFLLASSEDKNLFKMAFDHNIMIVSPSTLFVTLRTIENIWRNEHQNENAEIISKKAADLYDKFHGFISDIEDIGTNINRTQKAYESAFSKLSTGNGNLIKRSEEFIELGVKPKKQIIKKHTSIE from the coding sequence ATGAATAGCGGTATAATTGAAGTTAATTATTTAACTTTAATTGTTTCAATAATTGGTATATTATCAGGTTTATTAATAATTTTACAATTTTCAAGACAAAAATATGAGAATAAATTAAGTGCTTTACAGGATGAAGCACTATTAAAGCTAAAAGCATTAAATGAAAAAATTGAACTAAACCATAGTTCATATGAAGGTCAGATTAATACTTTAAATACAGCAAATAGAAAACTAGAAGAAGAAAAAAAGCTAATTAAAGAGAGTCTTGAAGATAAATTAAAAATGCTTGAAAGACATACGGACCAGACTTTAGATAATATTACAGCTAATTATGAGCTTAAATTATCTAGCCAAGAGAAAATGTCAAAGAGTAAAGAAGAAAATCTTAATGAAAGAATTGATTTATTAGAAGAATCAAAAGTTCAAATGAAAATGGAATTTGAGAACTTAGCTAATAAACTTTTTGAAGATAATCAAAAAAAATCAAATGTTAATCTAACTCAAGTTTTAACATCATTTAAAGATCAACTTGAATCTTTTGGTAAAAGAGCAAATGATATTTATAATGAAGAAACAAAGCAAAGAACTTCTTTGATTACTGAAATAAAAACATTAAAAGATTTAAACAATAAAATATCATCAGATGCAGTTAATCTAACAAAAGCATTAAAAGGTGAAAACAAAACTCAAGGGGATTGGGGTGAAATGATTTTATCTTCAATTCTAGATCAAACTGGTCTTAGAGAAGGTAAAGAGTATGACACACAAGGTTCATATACAGATAAAGATGGAAAAGTATTAAGACCTGATGTTATTGTTCATCTTCCTTCAAACAAAGATATTATTATAGATTCAAAAGTTTCTTTAAACTCTTATCTTGCATATACTCAAAAAGAAGATAAAACTAAAAAAGAACTAGCTTTAAAAGAACTTCTTAAATCAATTACAAACCATATCAAAAGTTTAAGTACTAAAAAATATGAGGATATTGAAGGTGTTAAAACATTAGACTTTGTACTTATGTTTGTTCCAATTGAAGGTGCTTTTTTATTAGCTTCATCAGAAGATAAGAACTTATTCAAAATGGCATTTGATCATAATATTATGATTGTCTCTCCTTCTACTTTATTTGTAACTTTAAGAACAATAGAGAATATTTGGAGAAATGAACATCAAAATGAAAATGCAGAAATTATTTCAAAAAAAGCTGCTGATTTATATGATAAGTTTCATGGTTTTATTAGTGATATAGAAGATATAGGTACTAATATTAATAGAACTCAAAAAGCTTATGAAAGTGCATTCTCAAAACTTTCAACTGGAAATGGAAATCTAATTAAAAGATCTGAAGAGTTTATTGAATTAGGTGTTAAACCCAAGAAACAAATAATTAAAAAACACACGTCAATTGAGTAA
- a CDS encoding YbgC/FadM family acyl-CoA thioesterase — translation MKIRVYYEDTDVGGVVYYANYLKFCERARSDLFFQKNMSPHNGDEFFVVKHVEADYIKSAVFGDELDVTCKIIEKKAASIIMYQEVLKDGEVLFTGKFKLAFLKNFKPARIPKDLMNVFI, via the coding sequence ATGAAAATAAGAGTCTATTATGAAGATACAGATGTAGGTGGTGTAGTTTATTATGCAAATTACCTAAAATTTTGTGAACGAGCTAGATCAGATTTATTTTTTCAGAAAAATATGAGTCCTCATAATGGTGATGAGTTTTTTGTAGTAAAGCATGTTGAAGCTGATTATATTAAATCAGCTGTATTTGGTGATGAACTTGATGTTACTTGTAAAATTATTGAAAAGAAAGCTGCGTCTATTATAATGTATCAAGAAGTTTTAAAAGATGGGGAAGTTTTATTTACTGGAAAATTTAAGTTAGCTTTTCTAAAAAACTTTAAACCAGCTAGAATACCAAAGGATTTAATGAATGTCTTTATTTAA
- a CDS encoding GGDEF domain-containing protein, producing MTKYVIACIDNDVEILDALYSKISRIVDSDYIIESYINAEQALIGCFNNIIAGNEVLITINGNNNSNITCDEFLVELSKNSPNTKNIIFKDILNLDSLQNIINNSSVYKVIPRQLKKVDFELIILEAIKLNAQERRLKEYQDVLEAAVDKRTKELNKINVKLNVLATTDSLSGVKNRRSFFESCGPIISYNRREKKKLAVLMIDIDKFKLINDSYGHGIGDEIIKLMANKCNSTLRKSDIFGRLGGEEFAAVLPNTSERGALQAAENIRQEIQNLEYISANNKRIKFTVSIGIAMLHPQDVDLEAILHKADLSLYAAKRNGRNRVEISKEEKQNN from the coding sequence ATGACTAAATATGTGATAGCCTGTATTGATAATGATGTTGAGATTCTTGATGCTTTATATAGTAAGATTTCAAGAATAGTAGATAGTGATTATATTATAGAAAGCTATATTAATGCAGAACAAGCTTTAATTGGATGTTTCAACAATATTATTGCAGGAAATGAAGTACTTATTACTATTAATGGAAATAATAATTCAAATATCACATGTGATGAATTTTTAGTTGAATTATCAAAAAACTCTCCTAATACAAAAAATATTATATTTAAAGATATACTTAACTTAGATAGTCTTCAAAATATTATTAACAATTCAAGTGTATATAAAGTTATCCCAAGACAATTAAAAAAAGTTGATTTTGAACTTATTATTTTAGAAGCAATAAAATTGAATGCACAAGAAAGAAGATTAAAAGAATACCAAGATGTTCTTGAAGCAGCAGTTGATAAAAGAACTAAAGAACTTAATAAAATTAATGTAAAACTAAACGTTTTAGCAACAACAGATTCTCTTTCTGGTGTAAAAAATAGAAGAAGTTTTTTTGAATCATGTGGGCCTATAATTTCATATAATAGAAGAGAAAAAAAGAAATTAGCAGTACTTATGATTGATATTGATAAATTTAAACTTATTAATGATTCATATGGTCATGGAATAGGTGATGAAATTATCAAGTTAATGGCAAATAAATGTAATTCAACACTTAGAAAAAGTGATATTTTTGGAAGATTAGGTGGAGAAGAATTTGCAGCTGTTTTACCAAATACTTCAGAACGTGGAGCTTTACAAGCTGCTGAAAATATCAGACAAGAAATACAAAACTTAGAATATATAAGTGCTAATAATAAAAGAATAAAATTTACAGTAAGTATTGGTATAGCGATGCTTCATCCCCAAGATGTAGATCTTGAAGCTATCTTACATAAAGCAGATTTATCTTTATATGCAGCAAAAAGAAACGGTCGTAATAGAGTTGAAATTTCAAAAGAAGAAAAACAAAATAATTAA